The genomic window GTTGCTCGGTAGCACTCCTCCGGTGTCATGAACTTAAGAGAGGAGTGCATCCGGGTTGTGTTGTAGAACTCCATGTATTTCGCCACCTGCTCGTATCCCTCGGTATATGTCTCAAACTCATGCAGCGATAGGCATTCCTCTTCCAGCAGCCTGTGGAACGCCTCTATGTGGGCGTTTTTGTTAGGGGTCCTTGCGGGTATCCTCTCATGCTCCACACCGTAACGGCTGCAGGCCTCCTCAAATACGTCCGCTATGAACTGTGGCCCGTTATCTGTCCGTATCACAGGCCTGTGGTCGCTATGTAATTAGCTTCCTTTCCCACAGGGCATTGCCGAGCGTCAGGGCCGCATCCTTGCCTGTTGCCGAAAGGCCTATGTGGCTTGCAACCACTGAACGGTC from Bacillota bacterium includes these protein-coding regions:
- a CDS encoding transposase; protein product: MIRTDNGPQFIADVFEEACSRYGVEHERIPARTPNKNAHIEAFHRLLEEECLSLHEFETYTEGYEQVAKYMEFYNTTRMHSSLKFMTPEECYRATQCGNMKLPSVRA